One window from the genome of Bacillota bacterium encodes:
- a CDS encoding DUF4198 domain-containing protein — translation MAPHNIWLECALWVPLGKAAACRFQYGHHMEVQGKARPDRARLWAAPPGGEPVELALVEDGDTLSAKFFPAVRGVYALLAEYDPGVWSVTVDGRYLPGPAEEQAGEEVVRTIRYGHFAKRLVFVEQDTPWPGSFGREMEIVPLPPAGTEQEILVQYRGRPLGGAKVHAIGRGRPGGRYGITDPDGKLEFGLPAGEWLLFARHESPGTDADGADLRVTGVVLALTRS, via the coding sequence ATGGCTCCGCACAACATCTGGCTTGAGTGCGCCCTGTGGGTGCCGTTGGGCAAAGCGGCCGCCTGCCGGTTTCAGTACGGGCACCACATGGAGGTGCAGGGCAAGGCGCGGCCCGACCGTGCCCGCCTATGGGCCGCCCCGCCGGGCGGGGAACCGGTGGAACTGGCCTTGGTTGAGGACGGCGATACCTTGTCGGCAAAATTCTTCCCCGCAGTGCGCGGGGTTTATGCTCTCCTCGCGGAGTATGACCCGGGGGTCTGGTCGGTAACCGTGGACGGCCGTTACCTTCCGGGACCGGCTGAAGAGCAGGCCGGGGAAGAAGTGGTCCGGACCATCCGCTATGGCCATTTCGCCAAGCGGCTGGTGTTCGTCGAGCAGGACACGCCGTGGCCCGGATCGTTCGGGCGGGAGATGGAAATCGTGCCCCTGCCGCCCGCGGGAACGGAACAGGAAATCTTGGTCCAGTACCGGGGCCGGCCCCTCGGCGGGGCCAAGGTCCACGCGATCGGCCGCGGGCGGCCCGGGGGGCGTTACGGAATAACGGATCCGGACGGCAAATTGGAGTTCGGGCTCCCCGCCGGGGAGTGGCTTTTGTTCGCCCGGCACGAATCGCCGGGCACGGACGCGGACGGCGCCGACCTGCGCGTGACGGGCGTGGTTCTCGCCCTTACCCGGTCCTGA